In a single window of the Amycolatopsis sp. cg5 genome:
- a CDS encoding immune inhibitor A domain-containing protein encodes MRRVLAGAATIVLLSAGITPAAFAAPAPPQQVADQSVAQLDELPNPLEDKRRALRQEALTKVLTGEATAQKRGASTVAKMGKKAKSKTDKTPTDQYVELAREKTDKVFVVLAEFGNDRHPQYPDKDQDPATPGPKRFDGPLHNQIPEPNRAVDNTTIWRSDFSKQYFQDLYFSTAPDANSVANFYDKQSSGRYSIDGMVTDWVKVKYNEARYGRSNGFPCGGTVCNNSYDLVRDGVTAWVDAQKAAGKTTEQIRTELAAFDQWDRYDYDGDGDFNEPDGYIDHFQIVHSGGDQADGDPWQGEDAIWSHRGYAFKNYSSGPGSNKLGGAPIGDTGLWVGDYTMQPENGGVSVFAHEYGHDLGLPDHYDTSGGGTNGVNWWSIMGQTRVGEPGEAPGTRANEFSAWDKLQLGWLDYEVAVAGQDRTFELGPHEYNTAKAQGLVVVLPDVPKTFDYGAPYAGSKMWWSDKGNDLDHSMTAPLDLTGKASASLSLKTRFDIEEDFDYLYIEAANADGSWTQLDGTVDGKPFIRDSGNSPAISGSSAGKWVDVKVPLDAYAGKNTKLRFAYRTDGGLALQGFFADEIVVTADGAPVLTDGAEAAGPWTLKGFRTAAGKETKVFDQFYIASNRTYESYGKYNRTGPYRYSFPDKPDWVEHFPYQDGLLVSLWDTSHLDNNTSEHPGEGLILPIDANPAPIYNLEGKAWPPTVAGYDAPFGLQKSDSFTLHINGKASYVRGQSAQPVFDDTKQFWYPETPTTGVKLAGVGVGLRVLSQSGTSMKVKLFKTK; translated from the coding sequence GTGCGAAGAGTTCTGGCCGGAGCGGCCACGATCGTGCTGCTGAGCGCGGGGATCACGCCCGCGGCGTTCGCGGCACCGGCACCACCACAGCAAGTCGCCGACCAGTCGGTCGCGCAGCTCGACGAGCTGCCCAACCCGCTGGAGGACAAGCGCCGCGCGCTGCGCCAGGAGGCGCTGACGAAGGTGCTCACCGGCGAGGCCACCGCGCAGAAGCGGGGCGCGAGCACCGTCGCGAAGATGGGCAAGAAGGCCAAGAGCAAGACGGACAAGACGCCGACCGACCAGTACGTCGAGCTCGCGCGCGAGAAGACCGACAAGGTGTTCGTCGTGCTCGCCGAGTTCGGCAACGACCGGCACCCGCAGTACCCCGACAAGGACCAGGACCCGGCGACGCCCGGCCCCAAGCGCTTCGACGGGCCGCTGCACAACCAGATCCCGGAGCCGAACCGCGCGGTCGACAACACCACGATCTGGCGCTCTGACTTCAGCAAGCAGTACTTCCAGGACCTGTACTTCTCGACCGCGCCGGACGCCAACTCGGTCGCGAACTTCTACGACAAGCAGTCATCCGGCCGCTACAGCATCGACGGCATGGTGACCGACTGGGTCAAGGTCAAGTACAACGAGGCCCGCTACGGCCGCTCCAACGGTTTCCCTTGCGGCGGAACGGTCTGCAACAACTCCTACGACCTCGTGCGTGACGGCGTGACCGCGTGGGTCGACGCGCAGAAGGCGGCAGGCAAGACCACCGAGCAGATCCGCACCGAGCTGGCCGCGTTCGACCAGTGGGACCGGTACGACTACGACGGTGACGGCGACTTCAACGAGCCGGACGGCTACATCGACCACTTCCAGATCGTGCACTCCGGTGGCGACCAGGCCGACGGTGATCCGTGGCAGGGCGAGGACGCCATCTGGAGCCACCGCGGCTACGCGTTCAAGAACTACAGCTCCGGCCCCGGCAGCAACAAGCTCGGCGGCGCGCCGATCGGCGACACCGGGCTCTGGGTCGGCGACTACACCATGCAGCCGGAGAACGGCGGCGTGAGCGTGTTCGCGCACGAGTACGGCCACGACCTCGGCCTGCCCGACCACTACGACACCAGCGGCGGCGGCACGAACGGCGTCAACTGGTGGTCCATCATGGGCCAGACCCGCGTCGGCGAGCCGGGCGAGGCGCCGGGCACCCGCGCCAACGAGTTCTCCGCGTGGGACAAGCTGCAGCTCGGCTGGCTCGACTACGAGGTGGCCGTCGCCGGCCAGGACCGCACCTTCGAGCTCGGCCCGCACGAGTACAACACCGCCAAGGCGCAGGGACTCGTCGTCGTGCTGCCGGACGTGCCCAAGACGTTCGACTACGGCGCCCCGTACGCGGGCTCGAAGATGTGGTGGAGCGACAAGGGCAACGACCTCGACCACTCGATGACCGCGCCGCTCGACCTGACCGGCAAGGCATCGGCGTCATTGAGTCTCAAGACGCGCTTCGACATCGAAGAGGACTTCGACTACCTCTACATCGAAGCGGCCAACGCCGACGGCAGCTGGACCCAGCTCGACGGCACGGTCGACGGCAAGCCGTTCATCCGCGACTCGGGTAATTCGCCGGCCATCAGCGGTTCCTCGGCGGGCAAGTGGGTCGACGTGAAGGTGCCGCTGGACGCCTACGCCGGCAAGAACACCAAGCTGCGCTTCGCCTACCGCACCGACGGCGGCCTCGCGCTGCAGGGCTTCTTCGCCGACGAAATCGTCGTCACCGCCGACGGCGCCCCGGTGCTCACCGACGGCGCGGAAGCCGCCGGACCGTGGACCCTCAAGGGTTTCCGCACCGCCGCGGGCAAGGAGACGAAGGTCTTCGACCAGTTCTACATCGCGTCGAACCGGACCTACGAGTCCTACGGCAAGTACAACCGCACCGGTCCGTACCGCTACAGCTTCCCCGACAAGCCGGACTGGGTGGAACACTTCCCGTACCAGGACGGCCTGCTCGTCTCGCTGTGGGACACCAGCCACCTGGACAACAACACCAGTGAGCACCCCGGCGAGGGCCTGATCCTGCCGATCGACGCGAACCCCGCGCCGATCTACAACCTCGAAGGCAAGGCATGGCCGCCGACCGTGGCAGGCTACGACGCGCCGTTCGGGTTGCAGAAGTCGGACTCGTTCACCTTGCACATCAACGGAAAGGCCTCGTACGTGCGCGGCCAGTCCGCCCAGCCGGTCTTCGACGACACCAAGCAGTTCTGGTACCCGGAGACCCCGACGACGGGCGTCAAGCTCGCCGGCGTCGGCGTCGGCCTGCGCGTCCTGTCGCAGTCCGGCACCTCGATGAAGGTCAAGCTCTTCAAGACCAAGTAG
- a CDS encoding DUF3097 domain-containing protein, translating into MRYDDVLAGSRKRVIPEVPAEPGLVVEEAGSGFCGAVIRIEYGNVVLEDRKLNQRVFPLNPAGFLLDGKPVTLVPVKAAPRPARKISASGSVHVQGLQARVAKDSRIWVEGKHDAELVERVWGHDLRVEGIVVEPLDGVDVLADRIAEFGTGPERRLGVLVDHLVEGSKESRIVDAVRDENVLVTGHPYIDVWQAVKPAAVGIKAWPVVPRGIEWKQGICDALGWGEPYEGWQRVLAAVSSYRDLETPLIGAVERLIDFVTVG; encoded by the coding sequence GTGCGCTATGACGACGTGCTGGCCGGATCACGCAAACGGGTGATCCCGGAAGTGCCCGCCGAACCCGGCCTGGTGGTCGAGGAGGCAGGCAGCGGGTTCTGTGGTGCCGTCATCCGCATCGAGTACGGCAACGTCGTGCTCGAGGACCGCAAGCTCAATCAACGCGTGTTCCCGCTCAACCCGGCGGGCTTCCTGCTCGACGGCAAGCCGGTCACGCTGGTGCCGGTCAAGGCCGCGCCGCGACCGGCGCGCAAGATCTCCGCGTCGGGATCCGTGCACGTCCAAGGCCTGCAGGCCCGCGTCGCGAAGGATTCCCGCATCTGGGTCGAAGGCAAGCACGACGCCGAACTCGTCGAGCGCGTGTGGGGCCACGACCTCCGGGTCGAGGGCATCGTCGTCGAACCACTCGACGGCGTCGACGTGCTGGCGGACCGGATCGCCGAATTCGGCACCGGCCCGGAGCGCAGGCTCGGCGTGCTCGTCGACCACCTCGTCGAAGGCAGCAAGGAATCCCGCATCGTCGACGCCGTGCGCGACGAGAACGTGCTGGTCACCGGGCATCCGTACATCGACGTCTGGCAAGCGGTGAAGCCGGCGGCCGTCGGCATCAAGGCGTGGCCGGTGGTGCCGCGCGGCATCGAATGGAAGCAGGGCATCTGCGACGCGCTCGGCTGGGGCGAGCCGTACGAGGGCTGGCAGCGCGTGCTCGCCGCCGTTAGCAGCTACCGCGATCTGGAGACACCGCTGATCGGTGCCGTCGAGCGGCTGATCGACTTCGTGACGGTCGGCTGA
- a CDS encoding GNAT family N-acetyltransferase codes for MPALQFPDPCLTDGVVTLRPWRESELPERFAAFSDPVCLRFSWPLTEKPTLAHVSDRFYAQERARRDGEELPLAIVDGENHLLGGCSLYDFTPSEARVSVGYWVAAHARGRGVATRTTRLLATWAFERLGVARLELVCEPANIGSQHVAERCGFVREGMLRSHIPFQGGRRDSVIFSLLPGELLTSTALEVP; via the coding sequence ATGCCCGCCTTGCAATTCCCGGACCCTTGCTTGACCGACGGTGTCGTCACGCTGCGGCCGTGGCGCGAATCCGAGCTGCCAGAACGATTCGCCGCCTTCTCCGACCCGGTGTGTCTGCGTTTCTCGTGGCCGCTGACGGAGAAGCCGACTCTCGCGCATGTAAGCGATCGCTTCTACGCACAGGAAAGAGCGCGTCGCGACGGCGAAGAGCTGCCACTCGCCATCGTCGACGGCGAGAACCACCTGTTGGGTGGCTGCTCGCTTTACGACTTCACACCGAGCGAGGCTCGCGTGTCGGTCGGCTACTGGGTCGCCGCGCACGCCCGCGGCCGAGGTGTCGCCACCCGCACGACTCGCCTGCTCGCGACGTGGGCGTTCGAGCGCCTCGGCGTCGCCCGTCTCGAGCTGGTCTGCGAACCCGCCAACATCGGCTCCCAACACGTCGCCGAACGCTGCGGTTTCGTCCGCGAGGGCATGTTGCGCTCACACATCCCGTTCCAAGGCGGTCGCCGCGACTCGGTGATCTTCAGCCTGCTGCCCGGCGAACTCTTGACCTCTACCGCACTGGAGGTTCCATAG
- a CDS encoding alpha/beta hydrolase family protein yields the protein MKLPEPSGRNPIGQITLHLRDVARPDPWVPADRRELMVSIWYPALVETGRQAPYLTLAESERIVRGLSEDIAGDALTTVGTHARVNAPPLGSRAPLVVLSPGREQPRGTLRTLGEDLASQGYVVAAIGHNHEAVATTFPDGHTTGHLAHDDLKIARGRAADVSFVLDRLIGKTPVWGRGKLIDPRRIAMVGHSIGGGSVLPAMAADPRISAGVSLDGSFPLLVGLNRPLLLLGTPRHAPGGQADPSWDRLWPGLTGWRRWLTVERAGPSVFTDLPMLADQLGLPPDQKLPAARGLRITGDYVTAFLDLHLRGRQQPLLGRPSPRFPEVKFWRP from the coding sequence ATGAAGCTGCCCGAGCCCTCCGGTCGGAACCCGATCGGCCAAATCACCCTGCACCTGCGCGACGTAGCCAGGCCCGATCCGTGGGTTCCCGCCGACCGGCGCGAGCTGATGGTGTCGATCTGGTACCCCGCCTTGGTGGAGACGGGCAGGCAGGCCCCGTATCTGACGCTCGCGGAGTCGGAGCGGATCGTGCGCGGGCTGAGCGAGGACATCGCGGGCGACGCGCTGACCACCGTCGGCACGCACGCCAGGGTGAACGCGCCGCCGCTCGGTTCCCGCGCGCCGCTGGTGGTCCTCTCCCCCGGCCGCGAGCAGCCGCGCGGCACACTGCGCACGCTCGGCGAGGACCTCGCGAGCCAGGGTTACGTCGTCGCGGCCATCGGCCACAACCACGAAGCCGTCGCGACCACGTTCCCCGACGGGCACACCACCGGCCACCTCGCGCACGACGACCTCAAGATCGCGCGCGGCCGCGCGGCGGACGTCTCGTTCGTGCTCGACCGGCTGATCGGCAAGACCCCGGTGTGGGGCCGGGGCAAGCTGATCGACCCGCGCCGCATCGCGATGGTCGGCCACTCGATCGGCGGCGGCAGCGTCCTGCCCGCGATGGCGGCCGACCCCCGGATCAGCGCCGGCGTCAGCCTCGACGGGTCGTTTCCCTTGCTGGTGGGCCTGAATCGGCCACTGCTCCTGCTCGGCACGCCCCGCCACGCGCCGGGCGGCCAAGCCGACCCGAGCTGGGACCGGCTCTGGCCCGGCCTGACCGGCTGGCGACGGTGGCTCACCGTGGAGCGCGCCGGGCCGTCGGTGTTCACCGACCTGCCGATGCTCGCCGACCAGCTCGGCCTGCCACCGGACCAGAAACTGCCCGCGGCGCGCGGACTGCGGATCACCGGCGACTACGTGACCGCGTTCCTCGACCTGCACCTGCGCGGACGGCAGCAGCCGCTGCTCGGCAGGCCATCACCGCGGTTCCCCGAGGTCAAGTTCTGGCGCCCCTAG
- a CDS encoding pyridoxamine 5'-phosphate oxidase family protein: protein MTDFDLDEFLARPLIARVATNGPTVRPTWYLWEDGAFWILTGPWARLTAKVRADPAVALVVDEGDIATGLIRQVIARGKAEELPFDVARGRRLLVRYLGADESRWDRRFRSYLHDDPIEKGTIWLRIRPERIAAKDISYTV, encoded by the coding sequence GTGACCGATTTCGATCTTGACGAGTTCCTGGCCCGCCCCCTGATCGCGCGGGTGGCCACGAACGGGCCGACCGTCCGGCCGACCTGGTACCTCTGGGAAGACGGCGCCTTCTGGATCCTCACCGGCCCATGGGCCCGCCTGACCGCGAAGGTCCGCGCCGACCCCGCGGTCGCGCTGGTCGTCGACGAGGGCGACATCGCCACCGGCCTGATCCGCCAGGTCATCGCCCGCGGCAAGGCCGAGGAGCTGCCGTTCGACGTGGCCAGGGGCCGCAGGCTGCTCGTCCGCTACCTCGGCGCCGACGAGTCGCGCTGGGACCGGCGTTTCCGCTCCTACCTGCACGACGACCCGATCGAGAAGGGCACCATCTGGCTGCGGATCCGCCCGGAGCGGATCGCCGCGAAGGACATCAGCTACACCGTGTGA
- a CDS encoding NfeD family protein: MTAAVVWLIVGFALIVAEVISGEFVLLMLGTAALVTGGVSALTGNPYLDAAVFAASAVGLLFLVRPALKRKFLGGEGAKTNTEALVGTHAVVLSTVDGHGGTVKLAGDTWSARAYVEHDRLQPGTKVTVMEISGATAVVSPDP; encoded by the coding sequence ATGACGGCGGCAGTGGTATGGCTGATCGTGGGCTTCGCCCTGATCGTGGCGGAAGTGATCTCCGGCGAGTTCGTGCTGCTCATGCTCGGCACGGCGGCGCTGGTCACCGGTGGCGTCTCCGCGCTGACCGGCAACCCGTACCTCGACGCGGCCGTGTTCGCCGCGTCGGCGGTCGGGCTGCTGTTCCTCGTCAGGCCCGCGCTGAAGCGCAAGTTCCTCGGCGGCGAGGGCGCCAAGACCAACACCGAGGCGCTCGTCGGCACCCACGCCGTCGTGCTGTCCACAGTGGACGGCCACGGCGGCACCGTGAAACTCGCGGGTGACACCTGGTCGGCGCGTGCCTACGTCGAACACGACCGGCTCCAGCCGGGCACGAAGGTCACCGTCATGGAGATCTCCGGCGCGACGGCCGTGGTGAGCCCCGACCCCTGA
- a CDS encoding aminoglycoside phosphotransferase family protein produces the protein MIVLDTAARARLVDRFGPQVTAWCDGLPARVNELCDRWGLEVLSAAPGNTGRTLLCRDADGASKVLKLTPDTEIAATEAAALRVWADSRHVVDLLAADGDALLLDGIVPGTPLSDADIPYDQVDTMLADLATFKPRDKAGFTPGDKARFIPGSKAGFIPLSERVDFMFTLAARRNPDVLADVQRRSWQRAAELAQGDAAALVHGDLHPGNVLWGADGIVVIDPRPSIGDPAVDAVDWALHPLLTGGSLDDGIAALPSLDGDRVRDWCAALAVLLALSAIRRGLPAEYTEALLGVAR, from the coding sequence ATGATCGTCTTGGATACCGCCGCTCGGGCAAGGTTGGTCGACCGTTTCGGGCCGCAGGTGACAGCATGGTGTGACGGTCTCCCCGCACGGGTGAACGAGCTGTGCGACCGCTGGGGACTCGAAGTGCTCTCCGCGGCGCCGGGCAACACCGGCCGGACGTTGCTCTGCCGCGACGCCGACGGCGCGTCCAAGGTGCTCAAACTGACCCCCGACACCGAAATCGCCGCCACCGAGGCCGCCGCGCTGCGCGTCTGGGCCGACTCCCGCCACGTGGTCGACCTGCTCGCCGCCGACGGCGACGCGCTCCTGCTCGACGGCATCGTCCCCGGCACCCCGCTGAGCGACGCCGACATCCCGTACGACCAGGTCGACACCATGCTCGCCGACCTGGCCACGTTCAAGCCCCGCGATAAAGCGGGCTTTACTCCCGGGGATAAAGCCCGCTTTATCCCCGGGAGTAAAGCGGGCTTTATCCCGCTTTCGGAGCGCGTCGACTTCATGTTCACCCTCGCCGCGCGACGTAACCCGGACGTGCTCGCCGACGTGCAGCGCCGCTCATGGCAGCGCGCCGCGGAGCTGGCACAGGGCGACGCGGCCGCGTTGGTGCACGGTGACCTCCATCCCGGCAACGTCCTGTGGGGCGCGGACGGGATCGTCGTCATCGACCCGCGGCCCAGCATCGGCGACCCCGCGGTCGACGCCGTCGACTGGGCGTTGCACCCGCTGCTCACCGGCGGCTCGCTCGACGACGGCATCGCGGCGCTGCCGAGCCTCGACGGCGACCGCGTGCGCGACTGGTGCGCCGCGCTCGCCGTCCTGCTCGCGCTGTCGGCGATCCGCCGCGGCCTGCCTGCCGAGTACACCGAGGCGTTGCTCGGCGTGGCACGCTGA
- a CDS encoding SPFH domain-containing protein → MVVPQAQSAVIERLGRFRTVASPGLTFLVPFLDKVRARIDLREQVVSFPPQPVITEDNLTVSIDTVVYFQVTDSRAAVYEISNYIVGVEQLTTTTLRNVVGGMSLEQTLTSRDSINTQLRGVLDDATGRWGIRVGRVELKAIDPPPSIQDSMEKQMRADREKRAIILTAEGQREASIKTAEGQKQSQILAAEGAKQATIMAAEAERTSRILRAQGERAARYLQAQGQAKAIEKVFAAIKAGKPTPEVLAYQYLQTLPQMAQGDANKVWMVPSDYGKALEGFARALGAPGDDGVFRYEPPKEEDTERPVLDDDEVAAWFDTSTDPRIAEAVRAAEAVARQEVPGPLGSTTQPAARPTPPVLAGLQGGDKGEPEPQETERTEVQQSPPPPPQPAPLPQPHPQNFQPRQPGQFNPPQGNPPSGPFPQQGPFGGSR, encoded by the coding sequence ATGGTGGTCCCGCAGGCACAGTCGGCCGTCATCGAGCGGCTGGGCCGGTTCCGCACGGTCGCGTCGCCCGGTCTGACCTTCCTGGTGCCGTTCCTGGACAAGGTGCGCGCCAGGATCGACCTCCGCGAGCAGGTCGTCTCGTTCCCGCCGCAGCCGGTGATCACCGAGGACAACCTGACGGTGTCGATAGACACCGTCGTGTACTTCCAGGTCACCGACTCGCGCGCGGCCGTGTACGAGATCTCGAACTACATCGTCGGTGTCGAGCAGCTCACCACCACGACACTGCGCAACGTCGTCGGTGGCATGAGCCTGGAGCAGACGCTGACGTCCCGCGACTCGATCAACACCCAGCTGCGCGGCGTGCTCGACGACGCGACCGGCCGCTGGGGCATCCGCGTCGGCCGGGTCGAGCTCAAGGCGATCGACCCGCCGCCGTCCATCCAGGACTCGATGGAAAAGCAGATGCGCGCCGACCGTGAGAAGCGGGCGATCATCCTCACCGCGGAAGGCCAGCGGGAAGCGTCCATCAAGACCGCCGAAGGTCAGAAGCAGAGCCAGATCCTCGCGGCCGAAGGCGCCAAGCAGGCCACGATCATGGCGGCCGAGGCCGAGCGGACCTCCCGCATCCTGCGCGCGCAGGGTGAACGGGCCGCCCGTTACCTGCAGGCGCAGGGCCAGGCTAAGGCGATCGAGAAGGTGTTCGCCGCGATCAAGGCGGGCAAGCCGACCCCCGAGGTGCTGGCGTACCAGTACCTGCAGACGCTGCCGCAGATGGCGCAGGGCGACGCGAACAAGGTCTGGATGGTCCCGAGCGACTACGGCAAGGCACTCGAAGGCTTCGCCCGCGCGCTCGGCGCACCCGGCGACGACGGCGTCTTCCGTTACGAGCCGCCGAAGGAAGAGGACACCGAGCGCCCGGTCCTCGACGACGACGAGGTCGCCGCCTGGTTCGACACCTCGACCGACCCCCGTATCGCCGAAGCCGTCCGCGCGGCCGAAGCCGTTGCCCGCCAGGAAGTCCCTGGCCCGCTCGGCTCGACCACGCAGCCCGCCGCGCGGCCGACTCCGCCGGTGCTCGCCGGTCTCCAGGGCGGCGACAAGGGCGAGCCGGAGCCGCAGGAGACGGAGCGCACGGAGGTCCAGCAGTCGCCTCCGCCGCCCCCGCAGCCCGCGCCGCTGCCCCAGCCGCACCCGCAGAACTTCCAGCCGCGCCAGCCTGGACAGTTCAACCCACCGCAGGGCAACCCGCCCAGCGGCCCGTTCCCGCAGCAGGGCCCGTTCGGCGGCTCCCGCTAA
- a CDS encoding NADAR family protein, giving the protein MVSKIDAVRDVEALRELIHGGAEAEYLLFYGHRPPYGGIVNGTCLSQWWHAPFVAGDGNRYPTAEHYMMAGKAELFGDFETAAAIREEPEPKAAKILGRSVADFDPARWARHRFDIVVDGNLGKFRYHADLREFLLGTGDQVLVEASKKDIIWGSGLAREDKNADNPDYWRGSNLLGFALMEVRDQLRVEQDS; this is encoded by the coding sequence ATGGTGAGCAAGATAGACGCGGTACGTGACGTCGAGGCGCTGCGCGAACTGATCCACGGTGGTGCCGAAGCGGAGTACCTGCTCTTCTACGGCCACCGGCCCCCGTACGGCGGCATCGTCAACGGAACCTGCCTCAGCCAGTGGTGGCACGCCCCGTTCGTCGCGGGCGACGGCAACCGCTACCCCACCGCCGAGCACTACATGATGGCGGGCAAGGCCGAGCTCTTCGGCGACTTCGAGACGGCGGCGGCGATCCGCGAAGAGCCCGAGCCCAAGGCCGCGAAGATCCTCGGCCGCTCGGTCGCCGACTTCGACCCGGCGCGCTGGGCCAGGCACCGCTTCGACATCGTCGTCGACGGCAACCTCGGCAAGTTCCGCTACCACGCCGACCTGCGCGAGTTCCTGCTCGGCACGGGCGACCAGGTGCTGGTCGAGGCGTCGAAGAAGGACATCATCTGGGGCAGCGGCCTCGCGCGCGAGGACAAGAACGCCGACAACCCGGACTACTGGCGCGGCTCGAACCTCCTCGGCTTCGCGCTGATGGAGGTCCGCGACCAGCTCCGCGTCGAACAAGACTCGTGA
- a CDS encoding SCO1664 family protein: MDDLLAHGKLEVEGRLVEASNLTLFCQVELDGEIANAVYKPVRGERPLWDFPDGTLAGREVATYLVADALGLGAIPQTVLRDGPFGEGMVQRWIETSEDELVDVRAPDDLPPGWKVVLHAHDRNGEPAVLAHADHPGIRDLALLDIVVNNTDRKGGHILSGTDGVVYGVDHGICLHTDPKLRTVLWGWIGEPLPEDAIVKLKALRGKLEGELGEALAPHLTKFEILAIRDRAEQLVYEGVFPSPGDEWRAIPWPLF, from the coding sequence GTGGACGACCTGCTCGCGCACGGAAAGCTCGAGGTCGAAGGCAGACTGGTCGAAGCCTCCAACCTGACCCTGTTCTGCCAGGTCGAGCTCGACGGCGAGATCGCCAACGCCGTCTACAAGCCGGTCCGCGGCGAGCGCCCGCTCTGGGACTTCCCCGACGGCACGCTCGCCGGCCGCGAGGTCGCGACCTATCTGGTCGCCGACGCGCTCGGCCTCGGCGCGATCCCGCAGACCGTGCTCCGCGACGGCCCGTTCGGCGAGGGCATGGTCCAGCGCTGGATCGAGACGAGCGAGGACGAGCTCGTCGACGTCCGCGCCCCCGATGACCTCCCGCCCGGCTGGAAGGTCGTGCTGCACGCCCACGACCGCAACGGCGAACCCGCGGTGCTCGCGCACGCCGACCACCCCGGCATCCGCGACCTCGCGCTGCTCGACATCGTCGTCAACAACACCGACCGCAAGGGCGGCCACATCCTGAGCGGCACGGACGGCGTCGTCTACGGCGTCGACCACGGCATCTGCCTGCACACCGACCCCAAGCTGCGCACGGTGCTCTGGGGCTGGATCGGCGAGCCGCTGCCGGAGGACGCGATCGTCAAACTCAAGGCGCTGCGCGGCAAACTCGAAGGCGAACTCGGCGAGGCGCTCGCCCCGCACCTGACCAAGTTCGAGATCCTCGCCATCCGGGACCGCGCCGAGCAGCTCGTCTACGAGGGCGTGTTCCCCTCGCCGGGCGACGAGTGGCGCGCCATTCCCTGGCCACTGTTCTAG
- a CDS encoding MFS transporter: MVLGQDEADKALAAANAESEQKTQVRRAAAASAIGTTIEWYDFFLYNTAAALVFPTVFFPSSSTYAGVMQSFATYAVGFAARPIGAAIFGHWGDRIGRKTTLIVTLLLMGISSGIVGILPGTAQIGVAAPLILVLLRLLQGIAIGGEWSGSVLLAMEWGDQRKRGMLGAFAQVGVPVGLVLGTGGMTLLSALVSDDAFVSWGWRIPFLASLLLVGVGLMIRLRILETPMFASVVAENRAARNPIGDVIKRHWREILLSAGLRFSEQMPFYLFTSYVLVYVVAAHHFSKTFVLNAVLVGAALELVMIPYFARLSDQIGRKRVYLMGAIGIGVIAFPYFWLLTNGNKLVIFLAIVLAMVPHSMQYGPQASLIGESFPTHLRYGGAGLGYQLASVFAGGPAPLLAAWLFHTTATPYSISVYMIVAAAVTVLCVLLIPDRSRADITDDSVYLRAK; the protein is encoded by the coding sequence ATGGTTCTCGGTCAGGACGAGGCGGACAAGGCGCTGGCCGCGGCGAACGCGGAGTCCGAGCAGAAAACGCAAGTCCGGCGGGCCGCTGCGGCGAGCGCCATCGGGACGACCATCGAGTGGTACGACTTCTTCCTGTACAACACGGCCGCGGCGCTGGTCTTCCCGACCGTTTTCTTCCCGAGTTCCAGCACCTACGCGGGTGTCATGCAGTCGTTCGCGACCTACGCGGTCGGGTTCGCGGCGCGGCCGATCGGTGCGGCGATCTTCGGGCATTGGGGTGACCGGATCGGGCGGAAGACGACGCTGATCGTCACGCTGCTGCTGATGGGCATCTCGTCCGGCATCGTCGGCATTTTGCCGGGTACCGCGCAGATCGGGGTCGCCGCGCCGCTCATCCTGGTGCTGCTGCGGCTGTTGCAGGGTATCGCGATCGGTGGCGAGTGGAGTGGCTCGGTGCTGCTCGCGATGGAATGGGGTGATCAGCGCAAACGCGGGATGCTCGGCGCGTTCGCGCAGGTCGGGGTGCCCGTCGGGCTGGTGCTCGGCACCGGTGGCATGACGTTGCTGTCCGCGCTCGTCTCGGATGACGCGTTCGTGTCGTGGGGATGGCGTATCCCGTTCCTGGCGAGTCTGCTGCTGGTCGGCGTCGGGCTGATGATCCGGCTGCGCATTCTCGAAACGCCGATGTTCGCGTCGGTCGTCGCGGAGAACCGGGCCGCGCGCAATCCGATCGGTGACGTGATCAAGCGGCACTGGCGGGAGATCCTGCTGTCGGCCGGACTCCGGTTCAGCGAGCAGATGCCGTTCTACCTGTTCACCAGCTATGTGCTCGTGTACGTCGTGGCCGCGCACCATTTCAGCAAGACGTTCGTGCTCAACGCGGTGCTCGTCGGCGCGGCGCTGGAGCTGGTCATGATCCCGTACTTCGCGCGGCTTTCCGATCAGATCGGGCGTAAACGGGTCTACCTGATGGGCGCGATCGGGATCGGGGTGATCGCGTTCCCCTATTTCTGGTTGCTCACCAACGGGAACAAGCTGGTGATCTTCCTGGCGATCGTGCTCGCGATGGTGCCGCACTCGATGCAGTACGGGCCGCAGGCGTCGCTGATCGGCGAAAGCTTCCCGACGCATTTGCGGTACGGCGGCGCGGGTCTGGGCTATCAGCTCGCTTCGGTGTTCGCGGGCGGGCCGGCGCCGCTGCTGGCGGCTTGGCTGTTCCACACGACGGCGACGCCGTACTCGATCTCGGTCTACATGATCGTCGCGGCGGCCGTGACCGTCCTTTGTGTACTGCTGATCCCCGACCGGTCGCGGGCCGACATCACCGACGACAGCGTTTACCTACGCGCCAAATGA